The proteins below come from a single Roseiflexus sp. RS-1 genomic window:
- a CDS encoding NACHT domain-containing protein: MHIRRHPSSIALTLALPVALVFGALNPVAAQQPAPTATALPATPVPTVAPPTPTAAPPAPTVAPPVPTVALPTPEPTLTVPEAIDRILSGEKPVETLVTLFAWQPALLVVIMALVVAVSVVKPWRERLLRRVDRLIGGVRSDVEDEVQREEEKKRLEAERQARQFQEQLQVGITHYLDWLQAEYGFTQPLGIATEQVQLSLESVHVPLRVVERGAIEAHRRRMRGEERQGPERELPAGERRSRYVFELLSEPELLAARQTPPTRGVSGDDESPSPVTTTRLLLLGDAGSGKTTTLRYAALRLAEAYRRGDAALLASDAAGLHLHLQRAPLPIYVRLTLFAASIPADLRELPPQERERYAGAPADLFLTWLDREAARHCEIQEGALSSLIGKNDGNVLLLLDGLDEAGDEQRRAYLAQVIDNLARRYDKQRYVVASRTAGYGGLVYLPDFLERHLSPLDEQEAQALLRKWFDAVYARLHAIGRRRQDAAADQAAQLWEVIERNDRLRDMATNPLLLTVMALLQFNSVRLPDQRAKLYEKLIELLLDLWRRQNVASDTLVTSVAQLASEQRRLEALALAMQQQPQQVREVTLRQAQEWLSPLYVERLKIDREEADRRVHDLLRRLAVDSGIIQQREERYAFSHYTFQEYLAARALDSLDNRDGAPDSVAFLLERSADARWRETLLLAAGYWSNGQQIRKTERLLRGLLDRRDPENLLLAAAALADVGVVEDLADLRDEATARLRALAALTEDWRSAAHPDPALRNRAATMLDRLDADTERPGLDLTKPDYWANRIEPGTFSMGDTNSTYDREEPQFDYTIRRPYALARFPVTNRQYLLFVEALAGRGAPEAVAAANRLKDLMKQHGETPETYNGFRPYFWPGARYRAGEGNHPVVGVTWYAATAFAWWADAWLRALGVLKEGEEVRLPTEAEWERAAAYPPTLPGSDPRTGRREYPWGAELTTATSGSMIASIQANIDESKISGTSVVGIFPHGAAACGAEELAGNVWEWCSTPPLKYPFKGEVSAESLYTKNKRAGGTYVLRGGSWNSLRDGARCACRNVLNPGHVLVIIGFRLARLFSSC; encoded by the coding sequence ATGCACATCAGACGACATCCTTCCAGTATTGCACTCACCCTCGCGCTGCCTGTCGCGCTGGTGTTCGGCGCGCTCAACCCGGTGGCGGCGCAGCAGCCCGCGCCGACGGCTACAGCACTCCCTGCAACCCCCGTGCCAACTGTGGCGCCACCCACGCCGACCGCAGCGCCGCCCGCGCCGACCGTGGCGCCGCCCGTGCCGACCGTGGCGCTGCCGACCCCTGAGCCGACGCTCACCGTGCCGGAGGCCATTGACCGGATTCTCAGCGGCGAGAAGCCGGTTGAGACCCTCGTCACCCTGTTCGCCTGGCAGCCGGCGCTGCTTGTGGTCATCATGGCGCTGGTTGTCGCTGTTTCCGTTGTGAAACCCTGGCGCGAGCGTCTCTTGCGCCGGGTTGATCGTCTCATCGGCGGGGTACGGAGCGATGTTGAAGATGAGGTGCAGCGTGAGGAAGAGAAGAAGAGGCTCGAAGCCGAACGGCAAGCTCGACAATTCCAGGAGCAGTTGCAGGTCGGCATTACGCACTATCTCGACTGGCTCCAGGCGGAGTACGGTTTTACGCAGCCGCTCGGTATCGCCACCGAGCAGGTGCAACTCAGTCTCGAATCGGTTCACGTGCCGCTGCGGGTTGTCGAACGCGGCGCGATTGAGGCCCACCGCCGGCGCATGCGCGGCGAAGAGCGGCAAGGGCCGGAGCGGGAGTTGCCCGCCGGGGAGCGTCGCAGCAGGTATGTGTTTGAACTGCTGAGTGAGCCGGAGTTGCTGGCAGCGCGCCAGACGCCTCCGACCAGAGGGGTATCAGGCGATGATGAATCTCCGTCGCCGGTGACTACCACGCGCCTGTTGCTGCTTGGCGATGCGGGAAGCGGGAAAACAACGACCCTGCGCTATGCCGCGCTTCGCCTGGCTGAGGCGTATCGCCGGGGCGATGCTGCGTTGCTGGCGAGCGATGCCGCCGGTTTGCATCTCCATCTGCAGCGGGCGCCGTTGCCCATCTATGTGCGCCTGACGCTTTTTGCCGCGTCGATCCCGGCCGATCTGCGCGAACTGCCGCCGCAGGAGCGGGAGCGCTACGCTGGCGCGCCGGCCGACCTGTTCCTTACGTGGCTGGATCGCGAGGCGGCAAGGCATTGCGAGATTCAGGAGGGCGCGCTCTCGTCGCTGATCGGGAAGAACGACGGCAACGTGCTGCTCCTGCTCGACGGACTGGACGAGGCGGGCGATGAACAGCGCCGCGCGTACCTGGCGCAGGTGATTGACAATCTCGCGCGCCGGTATGATAAGCAGCGCTACGTCGTCGCAAGTCGCACGGCAGGCTACGGCGGGCTGGTCTACCTGCCCGACTTCCTGGAGCGGCACCTCAGCCCGCTCGATGAGCAGGAAGCGCAGGCGCTGCTGCGCAAGTGGTTCGATGCCGTGTATGCGCGCCTGCACGCGATCGGGCGGCGGCGACAGGACGCCGCTGCCGATCAGGCCGCGCAGCTCTGGGAAGTCATTGAGCGCAATGATCGCCTGCGCGACATGGCGACGAATCCGCTGTTGCTGACGGTGATGGCGCTGCTCCAGTTCAACAGCGTCCGGCTCCCCGACCAGCGCGCGAAACTGTACGAGAAGTTGATCGAACTCCTCCTCGACCTCTGGCGCAGGCAGAATGTTGCCAGCGACACGCTGGTGACGAGCGTTGCGCAGCTTGCGTCCGAGCAACGCCGGCTGGAAGCGCTCGCCCTCGCGATGCAACAACAGCCGCAGCAGGTGCGCGAGGTGACCCTCCGCCAGGCGCAGGAATGGCTCAGCCCGCTGTATGTCGAACGATTGAAGATTGACCGCGAAGAAGCCGACAGGCGGGTGCATGATCTGCTGCGCCGCCTTGCCGTCGACAGCGGGATCATCCAGCAGCGCGAGGAGCGCTATGCCTTTTCGCACTACACGTTTCAGGAGTATCTGGCGGCGCGAGCGCTCGACAGCCTCGACAACCGCGACGGCGCGCCGGACAGCGTGGCGTTTCTTCTGGAGCGCAGCGCAGACGCGCGCTGGCGCGAGACCCTGCTGCTCGCCGCCGGCTACTGGAGCAATGGTCAGCAGATCCGTAAGACGGAGCGGCTCCTGCGGGGATTGCTCGACAGGCGCGATCCCGAAAACCTGCTGCTCGCCGCCGCTGCTCTTGCCGATGTCGGCGTGGTCGAGGACCTCGCCGACCTGCGCGATGAAGCCACCGCCCGCCTGCGCGCCCTCGCCGCCCTCACGGAGGACTGGCGCAGCGCCGCCCACCCCGACCCCGCGCTGCGCAACCGCGCCGCCACCATGCTCGACCGGCTGGATGCCGATACTGAGCGTCCGGGGCTTGACCTGACGAAGCCCGACTACTGGGCGAACCGCATCGAGCCGGGGACGTTCAGCATGGGTGATACGAACAGCACATACGACCGCGAAGAGCCGCAGTTCGACTACACCATCCGCCGGCCCTACGCCCTGGCGCGCTTCCCGGTGACTAACCGCCAGTACCTGCTCTTCGTCGAGGCCCTGGCCGGGCGCGGCGCGCCCGAAGCCGTCGCGGCGGCGAATCGGCTGAAGGATCTGATGAAGCAGCACGGAGAAACCCCGGAAACGTATAACGGGTTCCGCCCGTACTTCTGGCCCGGCGCGCGCTACCGGGCCGGCGAGGGCAACCACCCGGTGGTCGGCGTCACATGGTATGCGGCCACGGCCTTCGCCTGGTGGGCCGACGCCTGGCTGCGCGCCCTGGGTGTACTGAAGGAGGGCGAGGAGGTGCGCCTGCCCACCGAGGCCGAGTGGGAGCGGGCGGCGGCCTACCCGCCGACCCTGCCGGGCAGCGACCCCCGTACCGGGCGGCGCGAGTACCCCTGGGGCGCGGAGTTGACAACCGCGACCAGCGGGAGTATGATTGCCAGCATTCAGG